The genomic interval AGACTGTGGGTTCCAGGGAGAAGAGGGGCACTGCCAGAAAGAGCTGATTCTCTCCTCACACTGCACGTGATCCAGCCAGGTGGGGCCGGACACCCTACCATAGGGTAGGCGCATTTCCAGAGACCCTCTGttcccacagcccagctccttgCATGCCAGCGACACCGTTTTGGGAGTCACTGAGTTGGAGCAAACGCCACCCCATGTGCCATTGTAGAAAACTTGCAGCCGCCCGGAGCAATTGTTGCTGTTCTCCAGCCTCAGGGCCATGAAATCTGGGAGGAAAGACCCCAAAACCTAACAGGCTACTCTGGGGCTCTGGGGGCAGAGAAGCCTCTTcacccaacacacacacacacacacacagagcaggcTCTCAGCTGGGCAGAGGCACCTCCCTTTTGCCAGGGGACAATGATGTCCCTGATGGCCGGACACCCACGCCCTCCCTGACAACCCTTGGGGACACCTGGTGGGACCAAGGAGGTTCATGCAGGGGCACCCCCAGGACAGgctgaggcaggaggggctcagAGACAGCCAGGAACAGCCTCAGCCATTGCCAGCTTTCCCCTTGTTCCCACTTCCCCAGGCACAGGgatcccaccacagctcctggcaCACACCTGAGCAGATGACTCCTGCGTCCTCTTTGTGCCCACagtcctgctgctcccaggacACTGCTGGGCAATCCCAGAGAGCAGATTCATTCCCAGAGCAGTTCACGTTGTCCAGCCAGATCTCCCCGGAGCCTGCCCCGAATTGAGCGAAGCGAACGGCATCCACTGCCCCTCCGCAGTCCAGCTGGCGGCAAACGACGGTGGCATCAAGCAGGTCCCAGCCATCATCGCAGACagtgccccagctgccctggtTGTAGACCTCCACTCTCCCGGCGCAGCGCCCAGGCCCGTCCACCAGCCGGATTTGCCAACTCCCTGTGGTGGGAAGAAACCCCGGCTGCCATCAGGGGCTGGTGTCCACCCAGCCCAGAGCCTGCGGGGGGGGAtgggcaggggggtctgggcagtGCCACTCACCTGAGCAAACCACCCCCACGTCCTCCATCATCTCCGCCACCCGCGCATTCTTGGGCAGGGAGGTGCGGCAGGCGGTCAGGCTGGTCTCCTGCCCTGCACACCGGACCCCTCGCAGCCCCACGGGGCCCCTCCCTCTCTGAGCCTTCAGGGGTTTGTAGGCTGCCGTCGCTGCTCCACACCGCAGCTGCTGGCACACCACATTGGCCTCCTGCATGTCCCAGTTGTCATCCAGGACTCTGCCCCATGTCCCGTGGTGGAAGATCTCCACTCGCCCGTTACACTGGCTCTCCCCACCCACCAGTCGCAGGGATTTGGAGTCAGCTGGGCCTGGGAAGAGCAGCCATGGTCCAGCCTTGGTGGCATTGGTGGCATGCCTCCAGGCTCTGATCCTTGGAGCTTGCCTGCCTATCCCCAGCCCTCCACAAGGAGCTCCTGGGCCAGGGCTCCATGGGGCTGGTTGCCACTTCCTGAGCCTTCCTGAATGAGGTGCCAGCCTTGCTCTTGGCAGGGCAGAGTCACAGAGCATCCCCCTGCCAAGGCAGGTCCCGTGGGAGGGACCAGCGTGGGCCAGGGGTGGGCAGTGCCACAACAGGCTTTGCCCAGCCTCAGCACTGTCACTGCTGAGACCCAGCACAGCCCGCATGGCTCTGCCTGTCCGTGTCCCTGGGAATGGGGACCGGGAGCCGGCGtccctggcagggagcagagcgAGGGGGGCCTGCCCAAGCGAGCGGTACAAGCCTGGGGCTTGTGCTGAGCAGGGGGCAAAGCCtgtctgttaaagaaaatgtatctggaattaagaaatttaaattaagacttttaaagtgctgaagctgctgaatGGCAGAACCAAGCCTCGTCCCTAGTGTAGCCCTgatccaaggctggtttaaaacttgGTCAAGTTCATCAGTGGCAGAACAGAGAAGCAACAGATGATCAATTTGTGCACACAGGTGCTCCCAGAAATGTGGGTGTTTCTAGGAAAAATTAGTATACAAATAGGAATATTCATATTAGTATTCAATATTACTAGGAGTAATCAGAGTATTCAGAATTAgtgaataggaattgcttgttcaaagacgAAGCGTGCTTGAAGgagtgtgtgagttaaagcagcagaaagaagatcaCGATCCGAGGAGGAGCCTGGAACCGAGGAGATGAATCCCCTGGGACAGGGTCAAGTGATGGATTTGCAGAATTGACAGGACCAAAGGAAACTCCTAAAAACTTCAGACACCAACTAATGGTTTGATAAGTGTCTATAAGCCATGCTGTATCGCTTggttctctgccactcactggGGTGGTGGCCCAGCTCCGAGTGGTAATGAAAGCAAGCCCAGCGGTAACCACATCCGCGTGTTTTCCCTTTAACACCAGCCCCACTTGAAGCTCAGCCCCTTGgtgtgctgctcctgctgggggCACCCCGGCAGACCCTGTGGTGGTCAGCTTGGGCTCTGAGCATATCCctggggggctgggacagggccGTCTGCAGCCAGAGGAGTGGGGAcaagccctgcagccctgtcccAGGCCCATCCCACCATGGATGAGTCTGAATGGTGGAGTCCTGGCCGTGGATCCAGGGCTGGAACTGCCACCTTGAATGGCAAAGACACCTGCCCCTATTCAGTCCTCTGCTCTCCCACAGCAGAGCCGTCAGTCCGAGTGGGGAAAGCCCTCCAGATTGCTCCTGGTGGAATCCTGGCACTGGCACGGGGTACCCTGCTTTGGGTTGCTGTCTTGCATTCAAGAGGGAAATGGAATTAACCCATTTTTTGTTCTCCCAGCACTCACCTGAGCAAATGACAGCGGCTTCATCCTCACGGGAGCAGGGTGAGGCCCCCAGGGTGGTCATGGAGCACTGCCCCAGGTGCTCTTCAGTCCCGTTACAGTGAAATGAATCTCTCCAGATGGGGCCAGTTCCTCTCCCAAAGCGCCCTCGCTCGGGAATGGTCTCCGCAAACCCGCAGTTGAGGTGACGACAGAGAACGTGGGCATCCAAGAGATCCCAGCGGGAGGCACAGAGGCTGCCCCAGGTCCCCTGCACCTGGACCTCCACCCTCCCCTCGCACGCTGTGCCATTGTTCAGCCTGAACCCCGTGTACTCTGGGAACAGAGAAGGACGAGGCAGGGCAGACCTGTGCTCTCGCTCcctcagcagctggaggagaggccAAGCGGAGGAGACCCtgcccttctcttccttctgcatCACTTTAGGGCTGCAGGCAACCACGTCACGCCTGCCATCCTCACGCCTGGCGCAGCACCCTCCCTGCCCTActcccctgtccccagcatcACCCTCCTGTTTGACGCCCCAGCAGGAATCCTTACGTGTACAGATGATGCCAGCGGCGTTCCCGTGGGTGCAAGGCTGGTCCCTGGGAGGTCCCCTGGGGCAGGAGACGAGGAGGGATTCATTCCCCATGCACTGCAGTAGTCCGTTCCACATGGGACCGGCGTGCTCTCCAAAGGGAGCTGCCCCAACCACGGACAGGGCTGCGCCGcactgcagctccctgcagacCACATCAGCGGCTTTGGGACCAAAGTCTGAGTCACAGACGGCTCTCCAGCTGCCCCTGCTATGGATCTCCACGCGTCCTGAGCAGGGGCTGTCACCTCCAGTCAGCTGGACAAATCCTGGAGAAATCAAAGACTCCTAGGAGTCCCTCGAGCCCTCTGGCAGTTACATGCCCACGTCCCATCtccaaggcagctgcaggcaaaaagcccaccacacccccccAGAGCTCCCAGGGGGTGCTGGTGTCCCAGACATGCCAGGGCccccctgctgctcctcagacATCAGCACGGCACTTGTGGGTTTCCTTCTCTCCCaaacccccagccccaggggcgGCTCAAAGCCTGGCACCGGGCATGGCAGCACCCAGAGCACCAGAGCCCAAGGAGACCCTGCCCcggggctgtgggtggccgcGTGAGCTGCTCTCAGTGCCACTGGCCTCAGGGGACCTGGTCCTCAGCACTGTGAGAGAGGTCCTGGCTGAATGGGAGGAGAAAGATGGGAACCAACAGAGGCTGCGGGCCCAGGGCACCCACAGAGGGTGGGCTGCGCCACATCAGGGGTCAGGCAAGGGCAGGTTCCCGCTGGCCCTTCCTCAGGGCTCAAGGAAACCAGCAATGACTGTCCCAGCCTAGCAGTGTGACCAGCCACACCAGGCCATTCCCCAGTGCCCCCCGTTTCCCTGAGGGCACATCCAGGtgccttcccccaccccagccgCAAAGGTGGGCGATTGGCTGGCCCCGTACCTGAACAGATCACTCCAGCATCCAAACTGTGGTTACAGTCCTCCTGGTACTCTCTTCTGTTTGTGCAGTCAGACAGGGCACGCTCTGTGCCGCGGCAGTGAACGCCAAACATCCAGACAGGGCCAGATCCTGGCCCGAAGTATTCGTACTTAGGAGCTCCCACAGCAGACCCACAACCCAGCTGGTTACAAACCACCGTAGCATCCTTCATGTCCCAGAATACACCACACACGGTCCCCCACTGGCCTTGTTGCTTCACCTCCACTCTCCCAGCACAGCGCCTGCCGCCGTTCACCAGCctcacctctgcagcccctTCAAATATCAACACAGGATGGGTCAGGAGAGGTCTCCGCGGCCCAGACTGGATCACGGGCACGTGGATGGGAACCCTTCACCCTCTGGGTGATCCCCAGGGCGGTGTGGGTGTGAGAGTCCCTCCTCTCCCCGCAGGCTGCAAAAAGCCTGGGGGTGCCCGGTGAGAGACCTGCTGGGCCGTTGAGCACCCCATAGCCTGCAGCACCTTCTCCCACTGCCTCTTGCCCATGCCCACCCATACGGCACATCCAGCCCTGCACCAGGcaccctctcctccccagcccatCAACCTCTGCACGGTGCCATGTCCCCAGGCCCTCATCCCTCTCTCCCAACCAAAGGGACATAGGGAAAGGCATAGCACTAGCTGAATGAAGCCCCTTCTCCCCCTCGCCTCAGTGGCACCTGCAAAGAAACCCCATTCCCAGCGGTGTCCCAACAACCGCGCTGCTGCCTGCTGACCCCAGGCTGTGGGACAAGGGACCCCAGGCTTACCCCTGCACAGCtgcacccagggcagcagccacagcacctgAAAGAACAGGAgtccctccttccccatcctgaGCTGCACCTCACTCCCTGTCACGGCTCCTGGGCACTGACAGGGACGATGACGCCAGGAGGCTAATATACCCCTGCAGATGCCgacccagctgcaggaggagccaatagaagcagcagcaccttttTAGACGCTATCCGGAGCTATCTCCCCCTCCGACACAGGCTAGCCCTCCAATGAATTTCTCCAGCACTGTTCATGACCATATATGAGGGACACATGTCTGTCCTGAGGTGGGCGCCATGGTTGCTGCAGCGGGAGATTGTTGTGGGACAAGCTGGGTGTGGAGGGCAAATGAGTCTGTCACCCCCTTGCACCCCTCTACGGGGACTGGGAGCACTGGGCATCTCCTGCGCTTGGCTCATCCAAGAAGTCAAGAGGCCAAGAGGCCATCTGCCCCTGAGCGGTGGGAACCACAACACTGAAACCGCTCTGGGGTCTGCATCAGGACAGGAAGGAaacagcccctgcccctgctaCAGACCCCACCgtgctgggagcagtggctgggaAAGATCCTTGCCCAGGGAAAGAGCTTCATCCCAGGAGCTCTGGCTGGCTTGTCCCACCTTGAAGCACCCCACGGTGGGTCccctgcaggagctgcaccATGTCCCCGTCACGGCAGCAGACATGCCACCCAAAGGCTCAGAAGTGTCCCTGCCTCTCAGCATGTCACCCAGGAGCCGTTATTCCCCTGGGCAGATTGGGAGCTGGAGCCTGCAGGTGCACAAACCACAGCCCACGTGGCTTCGCGGCATccgccgcgctccccccgcAGCGCCTGGGTGAGAAGCCTGTGGTTTCCTCCTGGCAGCATGCTCAGGCACATCCCTGCAAGAGATGGAGCCAGGCAGCTCCTGTCCCTCAGGATGCCCCATGTGGCTGCTTCACACTGAGCCCCACGGCCATGGGATGCCACTGGAGATGTGACTTCAGAGCCTCCTGGTGCCACTCCCATGTTACACTGTCACACGCGGGCACGTGCCGTGTACAGTTCTTCCAAAAACCTGTATTTAGGGTGCATGTGGGTGTGTGTGCACATTATTTTGATGATATCAGAGGCACCTACACAAGCCATAGCCCTGCTCTTGGCCTAAgatctgctccagcaccagtGAAACTACATGCTCCTACACAAGCCACGTGCATCCTGCTGGCCTGTGCATCACTCGGCCACAGGTGATGTCATAGCACCTATGCCTGTCATGTGCCTGTTCCTGGCCTATCAGGTGTTCCGGCACCACTGACATCACAAGGACGTTCACAAGCCGTGTGCCAGCGCCTGGCCTATCATTGACTCAGGTGCCAGTAGCCTCACAAGCACCTACACAATCCATAACTTGCTCCTACTCTATCAGCCGCCTGGGCACAAACGACCTCCTAAGACGCTGCACAACCCACGGGCCCTTTCCTGGCCTATGGGGTCCTCCAATGACGTCGCAAACCCCTACATACACTTTTGGCCTTCACTTGGCCTATCATCTACTCAGCCACGGGCAACCTCCGCAAGCACGTATCCACCCGTTTGCCACCTCCTGGTGTTCAGGTCCTCCACAAGCCGTGAGCCTCCTCGGGGTCCCTCAGCTACCGTGGCAGCTGCCACCTCACAAGCACATTGGCCACATGCTCCCCCGTGGTGGCACAACTCCAGTCACACCCTCACCCCTCCACAGCGAGATGCAAGGGACTGGTGGAAAGGCAAAAGTCAGAGAAAAACTCAAGGGTTTATCCATTTTATACCTCAGGCTTTGTGGCCATGTTGATTTCATTTCTATAGATTTATAGGGAAGCCGGACgtgctccttttccttttgtttctattcacatttaaatatttatttaatcagGAGGACCTGAACAGCCAGGATGTGGCAAATGGGTGGATATATGCTTGTGAAGGTCGCTCGTGGTTGAGTAGCTGATATgccatatatatacacacacatatatatacacacttctatatatacacatatatagaAGTGTAtccaaaaaattaaatatttaaatattaagcaTTTAATTCTTCAGTCTATTCACTCTTATTAAATGAGGTTTGATGTGTTTCATACCTATGCCTTTGtggctgaattaattttaattctatAGCTTTATAAATGACCATCTGTACATAGAAATGTATACACATACAGACATATATAGAAGTGTATCCATAAAATTACTGTGTCCACTTTTCAATGCTGGCTGAGAACACACAAGCGTGACGGTGCCGAGGAGTAGCCATCAGCCAGCCACCGAGCAGCGTGACGTGACACGAAACGGCTGCAGAAATGGGCTGAGAAGAACCTCATGGGGTCCTGCCCCTGAGGACAGAGAGCCCCTGGCACCAGGACGTGATGGGAACACCAGCATGTACAGCAGCTTGGTAGAAAAGGtgctggtggacaccaagttggcCATGAACCATGAGTTTTTGCCACAAAGGCAGCTAGCTCATGGTGGAGGGAGAGGGTCCTTCACCTCTGttctggtgaggccacacctggagaagctgggtccagtgctgggcttcccagtacaagagagacatgggcatactggagagagtccaggGAAGATGAGGAAGGGATTGGAGCATTAGGTTGCAGGGCTGGTGCCGTACTCATGCCATGATCATGAATCTACCTTTGAGAAGCCAGATCTATCTTTGAGAAGTCGGGTCTGCCTTTGAGAAGAAGCTGAGTCTGTTGGGAGACGATGGGATTCACCTGACCAACTGGGACAAGTGGGTCTTCATCAGCAAGCTGGCCAGACTTCTACGGAGAGCTTTAGACTAGACTTAGGGAAGGGCCACCAAGACGATGAAGAGACAGGAGCAGCTCTCCTAGGAGAgactgagggagctgggatggcccagcctggagaagacactGGGGAAGTCTCatcaatgtgtgtgtgtgtatatatatatatatatagtctaTAGATACCCACAGGGAAGGTGTGGAGAAGCCGGGTCCCCTCCGCCACCATTTTGGGAACAACATGAAATCAAGATGGGTTCTTGAGCATTTAATgatgcaggaaaggaaagaagggacaAGACAGGACAGAAGCCACCAGCAAAGGGCACAGGGACACACAGAAGCACTCCTTGGCCAGCACTGGGGTGGTAGAGGGGCTCCAGCTCCCCAGACCCTCCcttgggggctgctggggggcagagTTGGCCAACTGAGGACAGCAGTAGCAGCACTGGGGACATGTCCATGGGGATGATCTCCAAGTTCGTGCTGTAGCTCAGCAGGGTTGGAGGGACAGGGAATGCTTGGGGTGCCTGAGCAGCCAATGGTGGGTCCAAGTGAGAGCTTCTCACCTGGCCTCAGGGAACAGGGGTTTGGGTGTTTGGAAGCTTGGGCTGCTCCAGGAGCCCACACATAGCTCATGTGTTGCCTCCAGAGCTGGAATGAGAGGTACATGTTTCCTCTGCGCCCATGGGGACAAGCCACCCCATCGCAAGAAAGGGGCTAATGGCTGCCTTGAGCTGGCCTCTCCTGGCCGTAGGCAGGGATGTTGATCTGACTGGTCTTTGCAGCCGTCCTCCAGACGGAGAGGATGTTCTTGATGGGAATGTTTGGTTCCAGGACATTTGTGAGGATGGCGACAGAGTCCTCAGGGATTTTGTTGTCTTCCAGAAAGCACCTAAAGGcaaactgcagcctgtgggtgAGGCAGAGGAGGTGGGGTGAGCAGGTGGAGGTGGGATGGAtgtcccaccacccccagcagccAATCATGGCCGATGCTGGCTGTCAACAATAAGCACTATCTTGGTTAAGGTTGCTGGTCAATAGCGGCTCTCAATGATGGCCAAGGTTTCTGGTCAATGGTGGCCAATGCCTCATGTTAGAGGCTACCTTGGAGTATCTCCAGTGGCATCAGGAGCCCACGAGTCAGCTGATGGTCAGGCATAAGAAAAAGCTCTTCCCATCAGGGGTGATGCCACTTTGGGACAGCCCCGAAGATAAGCATCTCCAAAGACAGAGACACACCAACTCGCAACCAGTTGAGGCCTTGAGTAACCTGCCTGGAGCAGGACTTGGACGAGAGACCTTCAGAGGTCCTTCCCCAACCAGACCCTCCTAGGAAGCTGTTACTTCTGCCACCACTCTGTCTGTCCCAGGATATGATCTGGACTTACGGATGGTCAGGCTGGTGCTTGGACAGTGCCACCATGATCATCTCGTGCAGCTCGATGAGGAAGAGGTCGAGGTTGGTGTTGGACAATTTGGAGGACAAGGCTTTTGCCTGCATTGCATCCAGATTTGCTTGGAACTGCTTGGGTACCAAGCAGAAGGGATCCTAAAAAGACCACCAGCGTCAGCAACAGGGAGaccccagcacaccccacccAGATGGATCTGGAAGCAACATCTGATGGAGGAAGGAGAACCACAACCCTCTTGTCTCCTTGAACCTCACATCAGGGCCACCCAGAGAGCTTCCAAGATGTGAGCCAGACTTGAAAGTACCCAGGGGAGTGGATTATCTTGAGGATGGGCCAGAGACCTTGATTTTACCCAGGGAAGGGATGAGACAGAGGTGTCAAAAacgctgcctggctgcagcagtgtagatctcctttctcctcccaggggaacaaaacccctcccttccccaagcctCATCTCCCTCACCTGGTTCATCTGTGCCAACAGCATGGACCTGCGAGCTGCCAGGACCTGCCACAGTGACAGGATGTGCTTCAGCTGGGTGTTGGGCACCACCTGAAGAATGGGGATAGAGAAGTACAGGTGTTCGGGTCATTGGAAGTGTCCCATCCATGCTCAACTCCAGTGTGTCCTGGAGGAGGACACATTGGGCCACCAACATCCTCCAATGGCTGCACCTCAACTGCCCAGTTCAAGCATCCAGGTGGGCTCCCACATCACTGGTGTCCCTCAAGGAACTACTGTGGGCCATCCACAGCACCAGAGGTGTCCCTGAGTTTGACAGACACAGCATGAAGACCTGGCACCACCCAGCCAAGCTTTTAAACCCACCCTGGTGCCCAGGATCTCTTTGCTCCAAGTAGGAGACCCCCAGCCCTCCATGGACACTAGACTTGGGGAACTTGGAGCATGTGAAGGTGGTGGGAGCCATGGGAGACACAAAGTCCTGCCCAGAGAGGCAGGGGTGAAGGCATGAAGGTCCCACTTCCCACCCACCCTGAATCCTTCACGCACCGGCACATCCTTGAACTGCTTTGCACTGGCATccatcctcagctcctgctggaTGTACTCGGGCAGCGGGCGCTTCGGGTCACCACCTGTCACAGCCAGGAACTCAGCAGCCACCTTCAGAGTTGCCAGGACATTGGAGATGGCGTTGACTGAGCGGGCCTCTTCCATGATGCGCTTCTGCTGGTTGATGCTGAGCGGCTCCTGGCAGCAAGAATGGCAAGAATGTGACCTGGCAAGGGCTGGGAACACCACAAAATGATGCCTTCCCAGACTGCTCATCCCCCTGGCACAGAACTGAGTCCTGCCAGGTCTCCCAACCCACTACTTGAGTTGGCCTTGGGTCTTCTCACACATCTTCCCAGTCTTTGTGCCCCCATTGTGACAGAGAACTTGAGGGGAGACCTCAGGGTTGGATGGAGGAGAAGACCGGTGATCCATTTCCTACCTGGTCCAGTTGGTCCCTGACTTTCATCTTGGTGTCCTGGAGGGTCCTCACATTGTTGCGGGGAATGGATGGAGCCGTCTGGAAAGGGTTTGGGACAGCTGGTTACAAATATGCCTGGTGGCACTTAACAGGGGCCAGCAGAGAAGCTCATCTGGGCAGGTGTGGGCCATGGGATGTCCCTGAGGgttctgcaggaggtggtggaTGGCCTCCTGAGGCCACTGTGGGGTTGTGGAGATCGGGGGAGGACCCTGATGTCTGGAAGAAGGCATTTCTGTGAAGGAGGATCTGAGGAGCTCACAGCCTCACCTCTGTCCCCAGCAAGGCAATGGAGAAAGTCCTCTTGGGAGCTACTTCCAAGGACCAAAAAGATCCTAGGAACAGCCCGTGTGGACTGGTCACCTTTAGGAGAGCATGCACAACCCACgtgctgcaggacagcctgATTCTAGTGTCCCCAAGTCCCCTTTTCCCACCGGCTCCAGGCTGCATTTCACAGAATGGAGACCAACAGCCCCAGTCAGGGGGGTGCTCCTCCAAGGTGGTTCAGAGTCCCACTTTGGACCACCCATAATTCTGGAAGATGCTTCTTAAAGTTCTTTGAACAGCTACCAACTCCTCCTTCGTTCTCAAAGAAACCTGGCTGGCTTCCCCTTCACAAAAGTCAGGGCTGTAGGTCCTCATGCTACCTTTCAGCCCACCATTTCATGACCACAGAAGTGGTTTCTGGCCATGGCACTCCATCAAAACCCAAGGAGGAGAGACAGATGCACAGCAGGCATTTATCAATGCCTTCAGTTGAACCTGCTGACTCCAGAAAGGCACATAGAAGAGGCTGGAAATAGACCCCAACCTCACCGCCAGCCTAGGACAACCCAACCTGGCCATCACTGAGCTCACCTGAGCCTTGATGATGGGTTTCCCACTGATGAAGCGATGAACCACTTGCCGCTGCAGCATCTCAAAGTCAAAGTAGGTCGTCTTGGTGCCATCTTCATCTATCTCATACTGCAAGTTGGCGAGCGCCATGGTCAGCAGATCGCTCTTGGATACAGCCAGCACAGAGGAGGGCTTCACCTCTTCTG from Falco biarmicus isolate bFalBia1 chromosome 3, bFalBia1.pri, whole genome shotgun sequence carries:
- the LOC130145575 gene encoding antigen WC1.1-like isoform X6, which gives rise to MGKEGLLFFQVLWLLPWVQLCRGAAEVRLVNGGRRCAGRVEVKQQGQWGTVCGVFWDMKDATVVCNQLGCGSAVGAPKYEYFGPGSGPVWMFGVHCRGTERALSDCTNRREYQEDCNHSLDAGVICSGFVQLTGGDSPCSGRVEIHSRGSWRAVCDSDFGPKAADVVCRELQCGAALSVVGAAPFGEHAGPMWNGLLQCMGNESLLVSCPRGPPRDQPCTHGNAAGIICTRKDSCWGVKQEGDAGDRGVGQGGCCARREDGRRDVVACSPKVMQKEEKGRVSSAWPLLQLLREREHRSALPRPSLFPEYTGFRLNNGTACEGRVEVQVQGTWGSLCASRWDLLDAHVLCRHLNCGFAETIPERGRFGRGTGPIWRDSFHCNGTEEHLGQCSMTTLGASPCSREDEAAVICSGPADSKSLRLVGGESQCNGRVEIFHHGTWGRVLDDNWDMQEANVVCQQLRCGAATAAYKPLKAQRGRGPVGLRGVRCAGQETSLTACRTSLPKNARVAEMMEDVGVVCSGSWQIRLVDGPGRCAGRVEVYNQGSWGTVCDDGWDLLDATVVCRQLDCGGAVDAVRFAQFGAGSGEIWLDNVNCSGNESALWDCPAVSWEQQDCGHKEDAGVICSDFMALRLENSNNCSGRLQVFYNGTWGGVCSNSVTPKTVSLACKELGCGNRGSLEMRLPYGRVSGPTWLDHVQCEERISSFWQCPSSPWNPQSCRDLRDETYITCNGSWTEAPPTLEPPCPNSTSCTDREKIRAMGGEDKCSGRVEIWHRGSWGTVCDDSWDMQDAEVACRQLGCGPAVSALDEAAFGQGMGPIWLEKVECRGTELSLQDCWAQPGDSGACRHKEDASVRCSAPLRTAAPASQTDPTPEHLTGSRSISLPVVICIILGGLLCLLLALLVGQIQSARAWRKALPLSVGSGTSWEPFPAAVYEEINYRLAWEKEAKFRGSGSYSEGFPIKLQPYPQDSKEEDGLGPAPDVLDPPGGYQADGYDDVREASGPGEDPVSRQGDWEMPVAPEEGAGPMDAPGGANLPSQRSAGAPGAVEGAWSLSLESAGYDDAEEVSLAHPPEDTEAVAPGRDARHLTEVATCNSQQSHQPH
- the LOC130145575 gene encoding antigen WC1.1-like isoform X4 encodes the protein MGKEGLLFFQVLWLLPWVQLCRGAAEVRLVNGGRRCAGRVEVKQQGQWGTVCGVFWDMKDATVVCNQLGCGSAVGAPKYEYFGPGSGPVWMFGVHCRGTERALSDCTNRREYQEDCNHSLDAGVICSGFVQLTGGDSPCSGRVEIHSRGSWRAVCDSDFGPKAADVVCRELQCGAALSVVGAAPFGEHAGPMWNGLLQCMGNESLLVSCPRGPPRDQPCTHGNAAGIICTRKDSCWGVKQEGDAGDRGVGQGGCCARREDGRRDVVACSPKVMQKEEKGRVSSAWPLLQLLREREHRSALPRPSLFPEYTGFRLNNGTACEGRVEVQVQGTWGSLCASRWDLLDAHVLCRHLNCGFAETIPERGRFGRGTGPIWRDSFHCNGTEEHLGQCSMTTLGASPCSREDEAAVICSGPADSKSLRLVGGESQCNGRVEIFHHGTWGRVLDDNWDMQEANVVCQQLRCGAATAAYKPLKAQRGRGPVGLRGVRCAGQETSLTACRTSLPKNARVAEMMEDVGVVCSGSWQIRLVDGPGRCAGRVEVYNQGSWGTVCDDGWDLLDATVVCRQLDCGGAVDAVRFAQFGAGSGEIWLDNVNCSGNESALWDCPAVSWEQQDCGHKEDAGVICSDFMALRLENSNNCSGRLQVFYNGTWGGVCSNSVTPKTVSLACKELGCGNRGSLEMRLPYGRVSGPTWLDHVQCEERISSFWQCPSSPWNPQSCRDLRDETYITCNGSWTEAPPTLEPPCPNSTSCTDREKIRAMGGEDKCSGRVEIWHRGSWGTVCDDSWDMQDAEVACRQLGCGPAVSALDEAAFGQGMGPIWLEKVECRGTELSLQDCWAQPGDSGACRHKEDASVRCSAPLRTAAPASQTDPTPEHLTGSRSISLPVVICIILGGLLCLLLALLVGQIQSARAWRKALPLSVGSGTSWEPFPAAVYEEINYRLAWEKEAKFRGSGSYSEGFPIKLQPYPQDSKEEDGLGPAPDVLDPPGGYQADGYDDVREASGPGEDPVSRQGDWEMPVAPEEGAGPMDAPGGANLPSQRSAGAPGAVEGAWSLSLESAGYDDAEEVSLAHPPEDTEAVAPGRDARKQALLNLSQGPSPSAGAVAYPSSHGQRNLSHRAGRRI
- the LOC130145575 gene encoding antigen WC1.1-like isoform X3, whose translation is MGKEGLLFFQVLWLLPWVQLCRGAAEVRLVNGGRRCAGRVEVKQQGQWGTVCGVFWDMKDATVVCNQLGCGSAVGAPKYEYFGPGSGPVWMFGVHCRGTERALSDCTNRREYQEDCNHSLDAGVICSGFVQLTGGDSPCSGRVEIHSRGSWRAVCDSDFGPKAADVVCRELQCGAALSVVGAAPFGEHAGPMWNGLLQCMGNESLLVSCPRGPPRDQPCTHGNAAGIICTRKDSCWGVKQEGDAGDRGVGQGGCCARREDGRRDVVACSPKVMQKEEKGRVSSAWPLLQLLREREHRSALPRPSLFPEYTGFRLNNGTACEGRVEVQVQGTWGSLCASRWDLLDAHVLCRHLNCGFAETIPERGRFGRGTGPIWRDSFHCNGTEEHLGQCSMTTLGASPCSREDEAAVICSGPADSKSLRLVGGESQCNGRVEIFHHGTWGRVLDDNWDMQEANVVCQQLRCGAATAAYKPLKAQRGRGPVGLRGVRCAGQETSLTACRTSLPKNARVAEMMEDVGVVCSGSWQIRLVDGPGRCAGRVEVYNQGSWGTVCDDGWDLLDATVVCRQLDCGGAVDAVRFAQFGAGSGEIWLDNVNCSGNESALWDCPAVSWEQQDCGHKEDAGVICSDFMALRLENSNNCSGRLQVFYNGTWGGVCSNSVTPKTVSLACKELGCGNRGSLEMRLPYGRVSGPTWLDHVQCEERISSFWQCPSSPWNPQSCRDLRDETYITCNGSWTEAPPTLEPPCPNSTSCTDREKIRAMGGEDKCSGRVEIWHRGSWGTVCDDSWDMQDAEVACRQLGCGPAVSALDEAAFGQGMGPIWLEKVECRGTELSLQDCWAQPGDSGACRHKEDASVRCSAPLRTAAPASQTDPTPEHLTGSRSISLPVVICIILGGLLCLLLALLVGQIQSARAWRKALPLSVGSGTSWEPFPAAVYEEINYRLAWEKEAKFRGSGSYSEGFPIKLQPYPQDSKEEDGLGPAPDVLDPPGGYQADGYDDVREASGPGEDPVSRQGDWEMPVAPEEGAGPMDAPGGANLPSQRSAGAPGAVEGAWSLSLESAGYDDAEEVSLAHPPEDTEAVAPGRDARLLLLPRSFTDPKCSCHSPRAVRRHSIPRTPPPPVLQPHPTTLLQHPLESRRC